The Nostoc sp. 'Lobaria pulmonaria (5183) cyanobiont' DNA window TACCTTATCGTTTATAACTTCCTCACTATCTAAATCTGGTTTTGGTTTTTCAGGTAAATGACTAAATTCAGTAATTTCGTCATTTAGTAAGTTATCATGTTGTACTTTCACAAGTGTTGTATCCCGTGCTGGAACACTTGGACGTGTCTTTTTCTTAAGGCGCTCAAAAACATCAGACATTCTTTTGTAACCTCTCGATAATTTGTTGGAAGGGAGTTTCGAGTTGTTCAAAGCCTAGAGAGGACAAACTTACACCTTTATCTATCGCCTTTTTAAATTGTTCAGATTCTAAAATTGAAGGTAAAACGACTATTTCTTCGGCAATTGTTCGCATTGCACTGATACTCGCCTTACTTTGTGCGACTTGGTTATTACCTACCCATTTATCTCTGAATGGCAAGATGCCAAGCACTATCCCTGAAAAAGCATCAATTTCTTGAAGCTCCTCAACTAAACTCAGAGTTCGGATGAGAGAATTTACACCTTTGGATGATGCTTCTACAGGAATGATGATATGGTCAGCTGCCCCCAACGATGTAAGGCAGATTTGCGATCGCTGAGGTGGCGCATCGACAATGCAGTATTGGAATAAATCTGATACCTCTTTTAAGCGTTTGCTTAGAACAATAGCTCCCATACCGCTCCCAGACAAAAATTCTTGAGCATTATCTAATCCATCATCAGCAGGAATTAACCATAGGTTTTCTCCGATTTCGTAAATACCGTCTTCAGTATTTATCTGTTTTTTGAGAACTTCTAGAAGCGTGGGTTGATTCTGCTGAACTTCGTGTCCCAGGTAAAAAGTTAGGTTCGCTTGGGGATCGGCATCAATCATCAGTACACGCTGTCCTGTTTGAGCAAGCATTCTACCCAACAAGATTGCAACAGTTGTTTTTCCCTGGCCACCGGACAAGGATGCACAAGTAAGAATTAACATTTTACTGACTACCAGCAGCATTGTGTAAATTAGTCAATATCATAATGCATAATGTTGTTTTTAAGTTATTTAGTCATTATGTAATTTAGTCATTTACAAATGACTAAATTGTAACTAACGTTATTTAGTCATTACTTTAGCTCTCAAAAAGTCCTACTCTTCGAGAAGATAGTTGTAAAAATAGATTTTTGTCCCGTTTACTTGTTGCTGATTTTAGTCAAGACTGAATTTAGTCATTCAAAAATAACTAAATTGTATAATAATGCAATCTAGTAAACCAGTTTTGTTTTTTGAATAAAATAAAACTTCAAAAATGCTGACGGGGGCTACATAGGGGCTATATGTACCCCAAAAATGATTCAGGGCTTCGATGAGTATTTGACCCCTATTTAGGGTATGTATGGGTGTTTTATAGGGTACACTTGACTGTTGAACACTTTATACCCCACTTAGCCCCCAAGGGGGTATGAT harbors:
- a CDS encoding ParA family protein → MLILTCASLSGGQGKTTVAILLGRMLAQTGQRVLMIDADPQANLTFYLGHEVQQNQPTLLEVLKKQINTEDGIYEIGENLWLIPADDGLDNAQEFLSGSGMGAIVLSKRLKEVSDLFQYCIVDAPPQRSQICLTSLGAADHIIIPVEASSKGVNSLIRTLSLVEELQEIDAFSGIVLGILPFRDKWVGNNQVAQSKASISAMRTIAEEIVVLPSILESEQFKKAIDKGVSLSSLGFEQLETPFQQIIERLQKNV